Sequence from the Afifella aestuarii genome:
ATTTTGGTGGTCGGATTGTGCTTGATGAACTCGGCGATCGGTCCCGACGCGGCATACATGACCGCAATCGCCACAATGACGGCGGCGATCATCACCTCGACATGTTCGGCCATCCCGATCGCCGTGATGATGGAATCGACGGAAAAAACCATATCGATGATCAGCACTTGGGCGATGATCCCGCCGAAGGACGCGGTCTTGGCCTCCGCAAGCGTCGCCGTCTCATGCTCGATCTCGGCATGGATCTCATGCGTCGCCTTGTAGATCAGGAAAAGCCCGCCACCGATCAAGATGAGATCGCGCCACGAGACGTCCTGCCCGAACGTGGTGAAGACCGGCGCCGTGAGCCCAATCAGCCACGACAGGACAAGCAGAAGCAGGATGCGGAAGACGAGCGCCAGAAGAAGCCCGATCTGGCGTGCTTTTTTTGCCTGCTCCTCGGGAAGCCGGCTGACGACGACCGAAATGAAGACGATGTTGTCGATGCCAAGCACGATCTCCATGACGCAGAGCGTCAGGAAACTCGCCCAGACCTGTGGATCCGACAGAAACTCCATGGCCTCAGCTGGCCAAGGCTAAAAGCGTGCCAGAAGCTGCTGCACGCCAGCAACACCGAGAAGATAGAAGCTCGTAACGAGCAGCAGCATCTCGACCGTCGAATTTTGATCGAAACCGGTCGCGATCAAAATGCCGGCACAGATCATCCAAAGCACCATCATCAACAGCGTGAGCCAGCGCCATTTGGTAACGCGCACGGGATGCACGAAATTGACCGGAAGAAACGTGCCGACAGCGAGGAGCACCGTCACCATGAAGGTCACGAAAGGATGCGGCTGCAAAGCGAAGAGGACGAAGACGGCGAGATTCCAGGCGGCCGGGAACCCTCTGAACGAATTGTCCGGCTCCTTCATCCGCGTGTCGGCGAAATAGAGCGCGCCGGTGATCGCCACGATCATCGCGGCGAGAATGCCGAAAAAGGTTCCCAGCCCGCAGCCGCTCGCCAGGATAATGGCCGGCACGAAGACATAGGTCGTGTAATCGATGACGAAATCGAGCGCGCTGCCATCCCAACGCGGCAGGCGGGAGCCCACCTGGTAGCGGCGCGCGATCGGCCCGTCGAGCGCATCGACGATGAGCGCGATCCCAAGCCACACGAATGCGGCGCGCCATTCGCCGCGCGCGGCCGCAAGCGTCGCGAGCAGCGCCAGCGCTGCCCCGCTCGCCGTCAATAGATGGATGGCGAAGAGCGACGCGGCGGCGCGTAAATGCTCCAGTTGCTGCCCGAGCTGCAAATCCCTAGACCCCGTCAACATAGTGGCTCCTCATGCCGCTTTTGGCGTCAAAACGCCAGCCCTCCGGCAAGGGCAAAAAGATCCACCGGCTGTCTGCCGGCGAGGCATTGGCCCGGTTGCGGCAAACGATGCAAGCTTTTTGCGTCACGGAGAGATTCTTTTCCTCGTTGTGGTCTTTGCTTGCGCTCTGGCAAGAGGCCATATGCCTGGAAACGCAACCCATAGGGCAATAAATGCTCGGCAGACAATCTGGTTCGAGTGAAGATATGGCAGGATTAAGAATGAAGCCACGCGACGATTTCGAAATCTGCATCGTCGGAGGCGGTGCCACCGGCTGGGCCGCAGCGCTCGCGGCGGCAGAAGCCGGGCGCACCACTGCCATCATCGCTCCACCTGCGAACTTCCCCATCGGACGCACCGCTGCGCTTTTTGCTGGCTCGATCGAGCTTCTGGAACAGTTCGGTGCCATGCCCGATCTCGTCTCGGCCGCCGCACCTTTGCAAGCGATGCGGCTCATCGACGACACCGGACGGCTAATTCGCGCACCCGAGGTGACGTTCTACGCCGGCGAGGTCGGCTTGAACGCTTTTGGCTACAACATCCCCAATCGCCGCCTCGTCGAAGCGCTGTCCGAACGCGCGCGCAACAGCCGCTACATCACAATTTTCGAGGATACCGCCAGCGAACTGAGCTTCCACAGCGACTGCGTCCACATCACCACCGGCCACGGTGCCTACCTGAAGAGTGACCTCGTGGTGGGCGCCGACGGCGCGCGCTCTCTCGTTCGAGCCAAAACCGGCATAGCGGTCAGACGTTGGCGCTATGCCCAATCGGCGTTGGTGACGACCTTGTCCGTCACTCATCCCCACCATTCTGTGTCGACGGAGTTCCACACAGATCGTGGCCCGTTCACCCTCGTACCGATGCAGGGCAACAATGTCAGCCTGGTCTGGGTCGAACGCCCGCGCGAAGCTGCGCTCCTCTGCGAGATCCCCGAAGAAGAATTCGCGCGGCGCGCAGAACGCTCCGCGCATTCGCTCCTGGGGGCCATGCAGGTCACCTCGCCGCGCGCAAGCTATCCTCTTTCGGC
This genomic interval carries:
- a CDS encoding TerC family protein, whose amino-acid sequence is MEFLSDPQVWASFLTLCVMEIVLGIDNIVFISVVVSRLPEEQAKKARQIGLLLALVFRILLLLVLSWLIGLTAPVFTTFGQDVSWRDLILIGGGLFLIYKATHEIHAEIEHETATLAEAKTASFGGIIAQVLIIDMVFSVDSIITAIGMAEHVEVMIAAVIVAIAVMYAASGPIAEFIKHNPTTKMLALAFLLLIGVALIADGLGFHIPRGYIYFSMAFAAVVEVFNVLARRRRQKIAGGGE
- a CDS encoding CDP-alcohol phosphatidyltransferase family protein, with the translated sequence MLTGSRDLQLGQQLEHLRAAASLFAIHLLTASGAALALLATLAAARGEWRAAFVWLGIALIVDALDGPIARRYQVGSRLPRWDGSALDFVIDYTTYVFVPAIILASGCGLGTFFGILAAMIVAITGALYFADTRMKEPDNSFRGFPAAWNLAVFVLFALQPHPFVTFMVTVLLAVGTFLPVNFVHPVRVTKWRWLTLLMMVLWMICAGILIATGFDQNSTVEMLLLVTSFYLLGVAGVQQLLARF
- a CDS encoding FAD-dependent monooxygenase, with the translated sequence MKPRDDFEICIVGGGATGWAAALAAAEAGRTTAIIAPPANFPIGRTAALFAGSIELLEQFGAMPDLVSAAAPLQAMRLIDDTGRLIRAPEVTFYAGEVGLNAFGYNIPNRRLVEALSERARNSRYITIFEDTASELSFHSDCVHITTGHGAYLKSDLVVGADGARSLVRAKTGIAVRRWRYAQSALVTTLSVTHPHHSVSTEFHTDRGPFTLVPMQGNNVSLVWVERPREAALLCEIPEEEFARRAERSAHSLLGAMQVTSPRASYPLSAGLADRFASGRALLIGEAAHIFPPIGAQGLNLGLRDVEALKTVLSLNRNRLDEGTATEFHRLRQADVRSRTLAVDLLNRSLLTGLLPVQALRAVALSAAGGFAPFRRFLMQQGLAKTFRGL